The DNA region CCCATTGTCTGAGGCCATCTTTAAAGCCGTGGGGCTTTTGGAAGGGCTGGTGGGAAGGAGTGCCAATGTAGAGCACATTTTAGTTTCGGCTTTGCCCCCTGGGCTGATGTGGACATCTCTGAGTCTATGGACAGAGCTGGTGTCGGTGACTGTTGATGATGtcacctcctccaccagacaGAAGGCAAAGCTGCCCGTAGTGACTCCTGTGGAAGATGGCACTGAGGACATTGAGGATTCTGAGCCTGACTCCTTGCCCCCTACAGCCTCCTTGCCTCTATCATAACCTAAGGAGGTACCAGGGTAGAGCAAGCCCTGAAACCAGTTCTTGTTACTGCCCCCACCTGATAGTGTCATTGCATTACACAGAGGAGACAACTCCTCTGACTCCAACTCCATGACACTCCTGCGTACATCTGTGTTGTGATGCACTACAGTACCTTCAATGCTCTGTGTAACATATCCTGTTTTATCAACTGTGTACGTCTGAGGTGAAATCCCTGCTCTCTGGACTGCAGTGTTACTGTCAGGGTCCTTGCAAACGTCTGTGATCTGACTGCAGCACAGTACACAAGGCCCAAGGCCCTTCCTGCAGCTTGCGTTACAGCAGCAACCCAAAGGTTTACTGGCAGGCAcagtcacacactctctctgcctcGATCCAGCATCCAGAGACTCCATTGCACGGCAGCCATTGCTGGAGTGTTTATCCGGTGGTGGTGGCGGTGCATCTGTGTTATCAGACTGGAGTTGAACTTTAACTCTCTGCTGGTCCCCATGTGAGCCCCTGGGCCTCACAGTCCCATGATCTATCTCCTTGGCACATGTCTCTGTCCCGTCTGTGTTGCTGGTAGAGAATTCCTCCATCTTGCTGGCCGGccggcctgcctgtctgtgtcttccTCCTGGTCAGTATTCAGAGATGTCAGAGCATCTAGAAACAGAGATGGGTGCAGGTGGAGTCCACAACAGCTGTGAAAGCCAGGAGAGTGAAAGTATTTTGTCAATGCTGCATGTTGTTAAGGAGACGTGTCCCTCTGTGCACACTTAGAGATTAACTTTGCTGCTGTGCCAGTCAGGCAGGCACACCCCTCATAAATCTGCAGGAGACAGCAGGAAAACCCATGTTAGATATAAAATGGCACTGGATACAATGCACCAAGGGAAGTGACTATAATTTGATGATTGAAGGCAGATATACCATACAATCAGGctttccttcccttccctgcCTATGGCCAAACAAAGCGAGACAACATTATTAAGACCATATTATGGGGTAACTGTAACAGAGCTCTGTGCAGTGACCTACTGTACGTGCATTAAAGCTCCTAAAGTGATGAATGAAAAATGGTTAATAGAATATTGTACCCCATTCTCTTCTGCTACAGTAGCCTATCAAAACCCCTGCATTATCAAAGGTTTGTTTGCATGGGATTATCACATGAAAACCCCATTAGAATAATCAAAAAGTCACAAGACTAAAACTTCCCAAACTTTTCAGCCTGTGATCTTGTTGAATGATTAGGTTTTCCTTACCTTAGTGTGGTTGACTTGTGTCTCTCCAGTTTCATTTCCAGCTGTCCAGATGCGTCCCAGTTCCTTCTCTATTCCTGGTATTATAGGGgggctgggaggagaggaaaagagaggaatcAGGGGAGTGGGAAAAAGGGAGTCACAGAAACAGGGATCTCACCGGGCAGGGCTTTCGTTACAAAACTTGGCAGGAGCTTTTTTCCTTTTTTATTCTCACAGCTAACTGGGTTGTTTTGCAATCACACTGGACAGGACCTAATACTAATACCTTCACAGCATTTAAAGTGGCAGTCACTTAAATAGACTTGCTTTTATACTCCCATCTATTCAATATGAACTTTGTACCATCAGGTATATGGGTGTACAATCAATCATGAGTTGCTTGCTCATTCAGAAAGTAAACACACAAAATAGGGTAAGGTTAGGATTTGGTTAATGCAACACGTGCCTACTTTGCAATTACCATACTTTCCTATTTTAGCAGATTAGATTTGAGCAGCTTTCTAAAGGCATTAAATAGTGCCTCTTTGATTTTGAAGAACATGACATTTGATTGGTACAAATGTCTTAACTTATCATAACAAAAACATATGAAACCAGAGGTTTGAAAACATTCCGTCTCTGATGAAACAACTGGATGACTGTTTCTGTGGTCTTGTAACCAACTCGGTATAATAGCGCCTCCAGCTGGAATGGAATCGTCATTACATGTGAAATGGTTTGATTCCTCCTGCACACCGTAGAATTTGCGGAAGAAAGAAATGTCTTTCAAATCGACTGGGGTCACGTTTTGCACGAATTACATGAAGACAACATCAATATTGCTGGATTTGTATCGGATAACTGACAGGTAATCCAAAAGAAATGGAGCTAGGAATAATTTCCTaataaattcattttttttaacaAGTTTGTAGTAGCTAGCCAGGCTAATGCTACCAACTAGCTAGTAGCATTTACTTTGATAGTGAACACATATACTTATCGCGTCAATGATTTGATAAATTATTCGGGGTTTCACTCATAAAATGATATACTCTGATTACTTGGATTAGTCTGAAAATGGGACAGACCTGTCCATAATATTTTTTGTTCAACAAATGTAAATTAGCTGCAGATGCGTCGTTTTTGTCAAGGATAGAGGGACAGCTTCTGTGCATGCGCGgttctgtttgacatttttatGGCATTTGTATACCCATATATCTCTAGTCATTTATAGTTTGCCAAATGTAATATGGTCCCGTGTGGCTATACGAAAATTACCATATTATACATCCATTAGAaaactcactactgtaagccgGAACTTGCTAAATGACTCACGTTAAATTGTAAAATGTAACTTCttaattcaattttttttattttttatgataaCATTTCAGGGGGAATTACATTTTATTCCAATGATGAAATTCCCTCCATTGTTTTGCCACTACCACCTAGCTAGTGATCAATGTTCCTCTCCTGTAAGATGGAGCCAATACCCACATTTTTCTCTGTTTCTATCATGTTGTAGCCTATAAATCCACGTCTTGCTGAGAAGAACCACCATCCTTCACAATGTTCCTCACCATGGCCCTGCTGAGGAAAGGCATCTCTGGGAAGCAGTGGATCGGGAAGTACCGCCGGCCACGTGCCATCACCTGGCAGATGAAACGCAACATGCTGGTGCACCTGGAACGCGAGGCAGAGAATGAGTATTGGATCTCCAGACCATACATGACCACAGAGCAGGAGCGAGGACACGCCGCTGAGCGCCGAGCACAGAACTGGCTCAAAATTAAAGAGACCAAGTTTCAAAAGTTTCCAGAACATAAATATGTTGCGGATCATCTAAGTCACCTCAACACAACCAAGACATGGTCCAGTTAATAACGAGGAAGTATTGACTTTTTGTGGGGGGATGGAGTGAGGGTTGACTCCGGTGtgaaatgtatgtaatgtatatgaACTATGGAGTGTTGGAAATTCTCTATAAAGCCAGCTCTGATTTAAAAACAACCTGTTCTTTGCTTCataatacatttcaaatgttctTGTGCATACATCAGTGGGTTTCAAACCTCTCCTTTGGTACCCCCAGATGTTTCATAATTATGTTGTAGGCCTGAACTAGTGTAAAGGATGCCATGCTGCTTGCTTAGCATGCTTCCTCTTAGCATGCTTCCACTTCCTCTTGATTCAgctcaaacccaacacctctgccTCACAAACATGTGTCTGCCCTCCTGAAGCATCTTACCCATTCGTGCCACCGCAAAGCTAGCTTTGGGCAGCGCAAGTGGAGACACTTCAGGCTAAGGAGTGCGTTTCCAGCTCCCATCTGCTACACTAGCTCATATGATTCACCTATTAAAGGTCTTGATGATcagttgacaagttgaaacaggtGTGCAAGCTCTGGAGTAGTTCAAGTAGCCTACATGGAACGGCTTTATGTCCCGatgagaggtttgagaaccactggcgTACTTGACGATGATCTTTCAGAATGTGTTTAAACAGTTTAGGATGCAAATAGACCCACAATTTCTACAAAAGAAGGCCCATTTCACTCTCAAAGGTGCAGGttacccacggtgactattaaaaccttccccaaccagaaaccatgtaTTGATGGCAGCCTTCGTGCAAAACttaaagcgcgaaccactgcttttaatcatggcaaggtgactggaaacatgaccgaatatgaacagtgtagctattccctccaaggcaatcaaacaagctacgcgtcagtatagagacaaagtagagtcgcaattcaacggctcagacacaagacatatgtggcaggatctacagtcaatcacggattacaaaaagaaaaccagccccgttgtggacgccgatgtcttgctcccagagaaagtaaacaacttctttgctagttttgaggataatacagtgccactgacacggcccgctaccaaaacctgtgggctctccttcaccgcagcctaagtgagtaaaacatttaaacgtgttaaccctcacaaggctgccggcccagatggcatccctagccgcatcctcagagcatgcgcagaccaactggctggtgtgttttggacacattcaatcaatccctatccaagtctgctgttcccacatgcttcaagagggccaccattgttcctgatcccaaaaaagctaaggtaactatcaactattgccccgtagcactcacttctgtcatcatgaagttctttgagagactagtcaaggatcatatcacctccaccctacctgacaccctagacccactccaatttgcttaccgccccaataggtccacagacgacgtaatcacactgcacactgccctaacccattttgacaagaggaatacctatgtaagaatgctgttcatcgattacaggtcagcaatttaacaccatagtaccctccaaacccatcattaagctcgagaccctaggTCTCAACCCcgacctgtgcaactgggtcctggactttctgatgggccgaccccaggtggtgagggtaggaaacaacaacaatctccaccccgctgatcctcaacactggggccccgcaagggtgcgttctcagccctctcctgtactccctgttcacccatgactgcgtggccatgcacgcctccaactcaatcatcaagtttgcagacgacactacagtggtaggcttgattaccaacaacgactagacgcctacagggaggaggtgagggccctcgggagtgtggtgtcaggagaaggtcagtacaggtgcatcaaagctgggaccaagagactgaaaaacagcttctatctcaaggccatcagactattaacAAGCCACCACTAAGATTGAGtcgctgctgccaacatactaactcaaatctctagccactttaataattaaaaattggatgtaatacatgtatcactttaaacaatgccactttatataatgtttacataacctacactactcatctcatatgtatttactgtactctataccatctactgcatcttgcctatgccattcggccatcgctcatcgatatatttatatgtacatattcttattcattcctttacacttgtgtgtataaggtagttgttgtgaaattgtgagattacttgttagatattactgcacggtcggaactagaagcacaagcattttactacacatctgctaaccatgtgtatgtgaccaataaaattagatttgtttcCCAAACTCGGGTCCTGCGGCCCTGTTACACTTATTTTATTTTTGCTTGAGCAATACACagctaattcaaataaccaacattaagatttgattatttgaatcatctGTGTAGTGCTAGGTCATAAACCGAAATGTGTACCTGGGGGTCAGGAACGAGTTTGGGAAACTCCTTTTCTAGTGGATGTATAATATGGTTCTTTCGGGATGGTATACCATatatcagtggttctcaaacctctcctcagggatcCCCAAACGTTTCACAATTTTGCTGTAGCCCTGAATTGGCCCAACTAACTCGCCTAGTCAAGAGCTTGATAATGACTTGAGAAGTAGAATTAGGTGCGCTAGCTCCGGAATAGATCAAATACATGGAAcggctgggggtccccgaggagagggtTCAGAATCACTGCCATATATCACCGGCAGATGGCACTCGGAGTTTGAATGAAGAACCACAAAAGCCCGTGGACCACAAGTCAGGCGCGCCGCTGCGCTCAAACAAGCGCGGAGGATAATTCCCTATGCGCGTCCTGACGTGCTGTTGGCGCTTGCTAGACAGGGGAAGCGCAGCCAGCGACTGGGAGAAGTCTTTGTAGCAGTAGCAGCTGTAGACGAGCTCTTTATCTAAAGCTCACTCACTCCGTACAGATAAAAGGGACCATGAAGACAGACGTCTGGAGTTATAGTTTTGCTGACAGCATACAGCCCCACCGACAGCTTCCACACACGGATGACTGAATGACGAACCAGGATGGCCGGAGGAAGGAGAGGACTTGTAGCCCCTCAAAACACTTTTTTAGAAAATATTGTCAGACGATCTAACGGTAAGGATCATGCTCCAATGAGATGTGTAATGCCTATGATAATTATCTTGAGGATGGAGTATCCCAAAAAAAACTTTTCTGTTGGGGTTTTAAATATTTGGCATGTAAAAAAGCATACGAATGGCTAGGATCGAGAAACTGCGCGATTTTTCTTCCTCAACGTCGTCGTGACTTGGACTCTTCGGAATAACCATGACACAAATGGAAACATTTTCCATGTCCTTTCCAAACATCTATGCTTAGTAAAAGTTGTATGGTAGTTTATGAACTTATCAAATGGGATACAATTACTAGGCTATTTGTCAGGCACACCTCTTTTTTTTACAGTCAGGCTTGGGCACATCCCATCCCCAGAAAGTCGCTTTTTATTTTATCCTAAGTGCAACCTTACTACCATGGAATCAGCAGCAACGCACAATTTTGGAAATGATGCAGCCTAAAAATAGCCTAGGCTATTTCTCCGTAGTCTGCCTATACAGTAAAATAAATCTTGAATAAACACATTTTCATATACTAAATAAAATAGGATGATTACATTGCACTTTAAAGTTGTTTGGCCTGTCGGCTAGTTAAACTATACTATTTGCTTATCGTTTTGAGAAAATACACCCAAAATAATAGGCTCTTTGTTCCATCCCCTTTATTGGTGTGGCTTTGAGAGGATGGATATAGTTGTTGTTTTCAACATGTAGTCCAACCTATATACACAGGGCCCATACATGTTTGTTCTTCACAACAGTAGCTAGTAGCTACGGTGTATGGGTCTCATTATGCACATGATTATGCATCGATTACACATGAagatacttttggtaatgtagtgtatgtggacacctgctcctagaacatctcattcaaaatcatggcattaatatggaaggcattccactagatgttagaacattgccgcggggacttgcttcaattcaggcacaagagcattagtgaggtcgggcactgatgttggccgattaggcctggctcacagtccgtgttccaattcatccctaaggtgtttgattgggttgagttcagggctctgtgcaggccagccaATTTCTTCCACAcaacgatctcaacaaaccatttctatatggacttcgctttgtgcatgggggcattgtcatgctgaaacaggaaagggcctttcccaaactgtttccacaaagttggaagcacagattcatctagaatgtcattgtatgctgtaccgTTAAGAttgcccttcactggaactaaggggcctagcccgaaccatgaaaaacagcccctgaccattattcctccaccaaactttacagttggcactatgcattggggcaagtagtgttctcctggcgtCAGCCAAAGCCAAATTCATTACTTTAGAGATAGCGTTTCCAGAGTACAATGGCGGCTCGCTTTATACCTctccagccgatgcttgacaTTGCACATGGAGATCTTTAGGATTGTGTGcggttgctcggccatggaaacccatttcgtgaagctcctgacgaactgttcttgtgct from Oncorhynchus mykiss isolate Arlee chromosome 1, USDA_OmykA_1.1, whole genome shotgun sequence includes:
- the LOC110530526 gene encoding ribosomal protein 63, mitochondrial; protein product: MFLTMALLRKGISGKQWIGKYRRPRAITWQMKRNMLVHLEREAENEYWISRPYMTTEQERGHAAERRAQNWLKIKETKFQKFPEHKYVADHLSHLNTTKTWSS